The nucleotide sequence ACCCCGCGACATAGGAATCGATCTGATCGGCCGGCAGCCAGTCGGCGAACGCGTGGCGGATGAACACCCAGGCGAGCAGCGCCATCGAGAACGGCTTGACGCCCCAGTTGATGAACAGCGTCACGCCCGCGCCCTTCCAGTGACGGCGAACCTGCTGCAGCGCGCCGAAATCGACCTTGAGCAGCATCGGGATGATCATGAGCCAGATGAGCAGCGCCACCGGCAGGTTGACGCGCGACAGTTCGAGACGGCCGACCGCCTGGAACAGCCACGGGAACAGATGGCCCAGCAAAATGCCGACGCCGATGCACAGGAATACCCACAACGTGAGATAACGCTCGAACAGCCCCATGGGGTTTCCCGCGGCATGTTTTGCGGTGGCTTCGCATTGCGCGCTCATGCTTTCTCCTGGTTGTCGCTGCGCGCCATCATTTTCAGTCCGCCGATCATGCCTTCGACGCGGTTTTTAATTTCATCGCGTGTGGCGCGAAATTTCGCCATGATCTCGTCTTCCGTGCCGGTGGCCTTGGCCGGGTCTTCCAGCGGCCAGTGTTTTTTCTGCACGCCGGCCGGGAGTACCGGGCAGTGCTCGTCGGCGTGGCCGCAAACGGTGACAACGAGGTCGGCCTGCGCCAGCATTTCCGGCGTCACGCGCGTGGATTCCTGATGCGAGATATCCACGCCGGCCTCGCGCATGACCGCGATGGCGCGTGGGTTCTTGCCATGCGCCTCGATGCCGGCGGATGTCGCTTCCAACCATTCGCTTCCCAGATGGTTCGCCCAGCCTTCGGCCATCTGCGAACGGCAGGAGTTGCCGGTACAGAGGAACAGAACTTTTACTTTGCGTTTGTACATGTAATCCCCATGATTGACATTACTTCAACCGGTAACCGGCATGACAGGCGACACACTGCTGCGTCACGTCCGACAGCGCCTGTAACGCCGGATGCAAATCGCGGCGCACGCCCGCTTCTTCGGCCACGCGCGCGAAACGGCTGGCGGCGCGGTGCATCGCGGTGCCGATGTCCTGCATCGGCTTCGGCATGTAGGGCGCCATGTGCCCGGCGCCGTGCGACTCGAGCGAACTCATGCCGATCCGCCGCTCGGCGATCTGCGCCGCGCGTCCGGCCTCGTCGCGTGCCAGCGCGGCCTGGATCTCGTGCAGCGCCGCGAGATGGTCGCGCATGTTCGACAGCATGTGCGCGCGCATCGGTGGCGGCAGCTCCACCGATGCGCGCGTGTCCGGCACGGCCAAAGCGACGGGTCCGATGAACAGGGTGGCAAGCGCCATGGCGTTGATGAATATTTTCATGTGGCCGCGTCTCCTGGTTTCACAGATCGAAGTCTCCATCGTAGGGTTTGTCTCCCATCACCACCGGCAATGTCAGATTGTTGCCCCAGTCGCCCCAGCCGCCGTTGTATACGCGCACGTCGCGGTAGCCGAGGTGTTTCAGTTGCAGCCAGGCGAGCGTGGAGCGGAAGCCGTCGTGGCAATAGACGTACGCGGTCCGGTCCCGAGGAATATCGCGGTACAGCACGGCGAGCTCGTCGCGCGGTTTCCAGACCTGGGTCTGGCCATCCACGCCCTCGAGGCTCACGATATTGATCGCCCCGGGGATATGCCCGCCCTGGACTGCATGCTGCACCACCGTGCCGGTGTACATGTCGCGCGGGCGCGCGTCGAGCAGCGTGATGCCGGGTTCGCGCCGCGCCACCACGTCGCTGTAGACGTCGGTCCATTCGACTGCCATTTTGCGGTTGGCTGGCTTGAGCGCGACATGGCCGCGCGGGCGCTGCATGGATTCTTTCGACAGCTCGTTGAACGCGGTCCAGCCGAGGGTGCCGCCGTTGAGGATTTTCACGCGCTGCATGTCGAAGCCGTACAACTCGAGCAGATAATAGAGCCGTGAGGCGAGAGCGGTCATTGAGTCGTCGTAGATCACGATGGTCGAGTCGTTGTTGACGCCCCAGGCGCGCAGCGTCGCCTGGAACGCCTCGCGCGCGGGGAAGCGCATGGTCGGATGCGCGAAGTTGTCGCCCAGATCCTTGAAGCGCTGTACCTGCAGTGCGCCCGGAATGTGTCCCACGGTGTAGTAACGGTGCGGGTGGTAACGCACTTCCAGCACCACGAGTTTCGGATCCTGAATGTGCTGTTCCAGCCATTCTGCGTTTACCAGGAAATCCGCCGCCCGAACGCCGACCGGCGCCAGCAGGCACAGCAGCGCGACGATCAGAAATACATTTGTTTGGAATGCTGTTTTCATGCGCCCTCCGGGCAGTTGGTCGCCGCCTGTGTCCAGGCCGCGAGATTGGTCAGATTATCCGGCACCACCACGACCGGCGCGAAACCGCCGCCGGGGGTGCGGAAGTTCGTGGTCTGGCCCTGGTACAGGCGCGCGGCGAGCGCCTGGATCGCGCCGTCGTAGACATAGGCGCGTATGTCGAGCTTGAGGTCCTGTGTGCCGCCGTCGACATGCAGTGCGCGTTCGCTTGGCGGCACGGTTTCCTGGGCCACGTAGTCGGCGCCGAGGATCTCCGACCACACGCGCCGGGTGAGCTTGTCGCCGCGGTAGGCGGCCTTGCTGCCGTAGCCCGCCGCCGGCTTGAAGAAATAGCGCCGGCGCTCGGCCCACAGCGTCTCGGCGTGCGCAGCGTCCACGGCCACGGTCCGGGGCACGCCGCGCGTCAGGGTGTCGATGGTCGTCGCGGGCAGATCGAGCGCGCGCAGGAAATCCGGGTCTGAAAGAGAAACCAGATTACGTTTGTCGGCGTACAGCGCGTGCGCGCGCGGGTGCGGCGTCAGCACCACCGCGCCGGCCTCGTAGGCCGCGCGCAGGGCGGCATGTTCCGGCGCCGCGAGATAGAAATCCGTCAGGCGGTTATAGACCAGGTCGATGCGTTGCTCGCCGTGCCACAGCGCGCCGTCGCGCCAGACCAGTTCACGCGCATCCGCGATCGCGGCCTCGAGATGATGGCGCTCGAACAGGGCGCGGAACAGCAGGAACTCCGGGTACAGGTATTGCTCCGCGGGTGCGTCGTCCACGATGGCGATGCGCGTGAGCGTTTGTTCGCCGCGGCTGCGACGCCACTCGGCGTGGAACATTTCGAAGATATTGTTCTCGATCTGCCCGGTATCCCCGGACGAAGCCAGGAACGGTTCGGCCTCGATGCAGCAGGCACGCTGGGCCCGCGCCAGCGCGGCTACGAGCAGCGCCCCGCCGGCATTGGTGTTGATCTCGATCAGCCGCGGCCCGCCGGGGTCGAGATGGAAATCGTAACCCAGGAACACGCCACGCGGGCCGGGATCGAGGCGCGCGATGTCAGGAGCGCGCGCCAACGCGCGTTCCCGGTACCCGGGCAGGCGCACGACGGATTCGACGGCCTGAATGATCGCGGCCATGGCGCGTGCCTGCGCGGCCGACATGAATACCGGCGTGGCCGAGAACGCGTGCGGACGTTCGCTCCAGGGCGGTTGCGCCAGCGCCGCCGCTTCCGGAGCCAGCCCCAGTGCCTGCGCCAGGCGCGGGGCATCGAGCGTGCGGCACAGGCAGTCGCGGTTGAGTTGCGCGGCCAGATCGGGCGCGGTACCGCTGTTTATCTTTATGACCGACGTTGTTTTCGATATGTCATTCATGGCCTGCTCCCGGCGGCGCGCCGGATGGTGCCGCGGATCGTCGTGCCGGCGGCGAGCGTGTTGTACACGGTGCCGTACTTCATTACGTTCTGGTGCAGTAGCGCGAGGCGCGCGTCGCTCTCGTCGGTGTCCACGGTGAGCGTGTACTCGATGCTCGCCATTTTAGGCGGTGCGTCCTGGCGCAGACCGCGCAACGTGACTTCGACGCCGCGCAGCCGGAAGTGCAGCATCGGCGCCACGCGCTCGATGCCCTTGATCATGCATCCGGCGAGCGCGGCCAGCAGCAACTCGGCCGGGTTGAACGCGTCCATGCGCCCATTGACGTCGGTATCGAGCAACAGCTCCGCCTCCTTGCAGGAGGCGAGGCTGCCGTGTGCGTCCAATCGTTCAGCGTTGACACCGTATTCGAGCATCGGCTTGTCGGTCACGATGGCCCGCCTCCGAGCCAGCCCTCGACCTTTTGGCGGTCCGGCACGCCGCCGGCGTGTACGACCTTGCCGTCGATCACCACACCGGGCGTGGCCATGACGCCGTAGGCCATGATATCGGCGATGTTCTCGATCTTTTCGACCGCGACCACCACGCCCTTGGCATGCGCCGCTTCTTCGATGAGCTTCACGGTAGCCTTGCAGTTGGCGCAGCCGGTACCAAGCACTTTCACGTTTTTCATACGACACCTCTCAATGCGTTGAACAGCAGGCCTACGACCACGAAGGCCGTGGCCAGATAACCCGCGAACACCCCGAGCAACGGCCATTTCGCGACCTTGCGCAGGATCACCATTTCCGGCAGCGACAGCGCCGTCACCGCCATCATGAAGGCCAGCACGGTGCCGAGCGGTACGCCCTTTTGCAGCAGCACTTCAGCGATCGGGATAATGCCGACCGCGTCGGAATAGAGCGGTACCCCGACTGCCACCGCGCCGATGACCGACAGCAATCCGCCGTCACCGGCGATGCGCGCCACGAAATCCTGCGGCACGTAACCGTGAATCAGGGCACCGACGCCGACGCCGATCAGCACGTACTTCCAGATGCGGCCGACGATCTCGCGCACCTGTGCCAAGGCGTATTCATGCCGGCCCTTGAGCGAGACGTCGGGCGCTGCGCGTTGCGCCTCGCCCACGTGGATTTTCCAGACATATTCCTCGACCCAGCGTTCGGGGCGAAAGCGCTCGATTACGAAGCCGCCGACGAAGGCCACCGTCAGGCCGGTGGCGACGTAGATGGCGGTCGTCTGCCAGCCGATCACCGAGGCCAGCACCACGATCGCGACCTCGTTGATCATCGGGCTCGCGATCAGGAACGACAGCGTCACGCCGAGCGGAATGCCGGCCTCGACGAAGCCGATGAACAGCGGAATCGAGGAACAGGAACAGAATGGCGTCACCGCCCCGAGACCGACCGCCATGAAACGCGCCGAGACATTCGAGCGCGCCCGGATGAATTCGCGTACCCGCTCGGGCGCCAGCATGGCGCGCAACAGGCCCATGACGTAGATCACCAGCGTCAGCAGTACCAGGATCTTGGTCACGTCCATGACGAAGAAATGCAGCGCCGCGCCGAGGGCCGTGCCCTGCATACCGGCGAGGTCGTAGATGATCCAGTTAGCAAGAGCATCGAACATGATCGCTCCGGTCGAATCAGTGTTGACTGCTGATCGTCAAGCGCAACAACGCACCGGCGGCCGTGTCGGCGCGCCGCGCAGACGCTTGCGGTCCTGCGCGAAGGGTTTGGCGGCGGCGTTGGCGCGCACCGCGGTGTCGAGTATTTCGCGTGCCCAGGACGGCAAATCAGGATTGATACGATAGTGAATCCACAACCCCTCGCGCCGGTCGCTGACGATCCCGACTTCGCGCAGCATGGCGAGATGGCGCGAGATCTTGGGCTGGGATTCATCAAGGGCGTGGGTAAGTTCGCACACGCACAGCTCGCCTTCCGCGGACAGCAGCAGCAGGCAGCGCAGGCGCGTCGGGTCGGCGAGGGCAGGGAAGAAGTTTTCGGCGGTCAACATAAATATAAATATATGCTTGAACATATATATGTTCAAGCATATATATTAAACGCACGCTTTCCCCAGTTAAACACGAGAAAAAGCACCGTTTCGCGGCTACCTAAGTACACCGGTGCGGCCGGCCGATGCCGGCTGGAACCGGCTGCTAACGCGCGTCGCCCGCAGTTTCAGGTGAGAAACGCGCCGTTACGATGCGCAGTACAACGAGCGCCACGATGACGCCGAGACCGAGCAACACCTTCTCGGGCGCGTATTCACGGAACCACAGGCCCATGAGCTCGCCGATCAGCACCACCAACGCGGTATCGAGGATAAAGGTGACACGTACCCGGCCCAGCGTCAGGTAAGCCTGAAGTGTACGAATGACCTCAAGCAATGCCAACATGATAAGGGAATTGATGATCGTGTGTTCCGCGAGATCGGTCCAGCTGCTTTCCGGAATAGTCATGAAGGCCATCAACATGTTGAGAATCCCCGCGATCATCCACAGACACAACACGGCAATCAGTAATCCCGTTACGGCACGGATCGCGCGGGAATAGAAATCGCTTGTCAGGAAACGCCAGGCATAGTGCCTCGAAGAAATCATGGACATGATGTGATCCGGTTTTGTGGTATGTCAGAAGCGAGATGATCGGCCTCCTGGATGAAGCCCAGATGACACGGGGATGAACAAATAGTTAAATGCGTACCGTCCGTGATGCCGGGAATACGCAGCGAAAGGTGCTACCGCGGCCGACATCGCTTTCAATTTCCAGGCTGGCGTCGTGGCGCAGCAGCACATGCTTGACGATTGAAAGTCCGAGACCGGTGCCTCCCGAGGCGCGCGAGCGCGCCGTGTCAACGCGGTAAAAACGTTCCGTCAGGTGGGGGATATGCATTAGCTCAATGCCCTCGCCGGTATCGGTCACGGCAAACTCGGCGCCAGCACCGGTTGTGCGCCAAGCCAATCGGATAGCGCCCTTCGCCGGGGTGTAGCGCACGGCGTTGTTGATCAAATTGGAAAACGCGCTGAGCAACTCCTCGCGGCTGCCGAGCAGCCGCAGCGCACGGTCCGCATCGAGCGTGATCGCATGATGTTGCTCACCGCTCAGAAGCTGGGCCTGTTGCTTGAGGTTTTCCAGCAGCTGGGCCACATCCACGGATTCATCCTTGGTGCGCGGTGGGGCAGTTTCCAGCCGCGACAAGGTCAGCAGATCGTCCACCAGGCGCTGCATACGGACGGATTGTTCATGCATGGTGTCGAGGTGTTTCCTCAAATCCGCCATGTCTATTTTGTCCATATGTTGCAGTGTTTCGACATAGCCGCCGAGCACGGTCAGCGGCGTACGCAACTCGTGCGACACGTTGGCGACGAAGTGCCGGCGCATCTGCTCGAGATTGGCGAGGTGCGTGACATCGCGCCCAACCACAAGCTTTTGGCTGCTGCCGAAGGGTGTGATCTGGATGGAAACATGAAGCCCGCTGTTTTCCGGGGAAACGATTTCAAACAGTTCGGCATAATCACCGCGCTGCAGGTATTGCGCAAAATCCGGATCGCGCAGCAGGTTAAAAAGTCGTACGCCGATATCGCGCGGGTAGCGGATGCCGAGCAGGTTCTCAGCGGAAGTATTGGCCCATTCGATATCATCCTGCTGTGACAGCACTACCACGGCATCGGGCATGGCCGAGGCCGCTTTCTGGAACCGGGTCAGCATGCCGCTGAGTTGGTCCTGCCGACGTGAGGTTTGTTTGACGAGTTTGCGTATCTCGTCGAATACCTCTCCCCACATCCCTCCGGCATCGGGGATTTCATCCGCGCGGCGATCCTGCAGCCAACGATGCAAGCTGCGCAAATAGCGTAGCGTCCAGGCAATGTAAAAACCGAATCCAATGGCGGCAATCAGGAAAGCGCGCCCGGTCAACGCGCCGACAAAAAGGCTTGTAACGGCGATGCCAACCAGTATCCAGATTTCGCGCCACAGGCCGGGATGCATGGGGTCAGTTTTCCGTGGACAGTCGGTAGCCGGAGCCCCGTACCGTCTGGATCAGGCGGTCGTGTCCGGTCGCGGTAAGGATTTTGCGCAGGCGTCGTATATGCACATCCACCGTTCGCTCTTCCACGTAGACGGTGTTGCCCCATACGCCATCGAGCAGGCGTTCGCGCGCGTGCACTCTCTCGGGATGGGTCATGAAAAAATGCAGCAGGCGGAATTCTGTCGGGCCCAGCTCCAGATCGTGCCCGTGCGCCCTGACTCGATGCGTGGATGGATCCAGTGACAGTCCGCTTATTTCTACGGGTAATTCGACTGCGTGAGGCGTGGTGCGCCGCAACAGCGCCCGAATCCGGGAGAGCAGTTCGCGGGTGGAAAAGGGTTTGGTGATGAAATCATCCGCCCCGCTGTCGAGCCCCTTCACCTTGTCTTCCTCTTCCGTGCGGGCCGTCAGCATGATAACGGGAATATCCTGTGTGAGTTTCTCGCGCCGCAGACGGTGCGCATATTCTACACCGCTGATTTTTGGCAGCATCCAGTCGAGCAGGATCAGATCAGGTTTGTCCGCGATGATGCGTATCTGGGCTTCGGTGGCATCGGCGGCTTGGAGGCAGACGAAGTTGGCCTGCGCCAGCGCGAGACATACCATCTGCCGGATCGCGGATTCGTCGTCAACGATGAGGATTTTTGCCCGCATGTTTTCAGTGTCCGGGCGCATGACCCTTTGAA is from Sulfuricaulis sp. and encodes:
- the arsC gene encoding arsenate reductase (thioredoxin), producing MYKRKVKVLFLCTGNSCRSQMAEGWANHLGSEWLEATSAGIEAHGKNPRAIAVMREAGVDISHQESTRVTPEMLAQADLVVTVCGHADEHCPVLPAGVQKKHWPLEDPAKATGTEDEIMAKFRATRDEIKNRVEGMIGGLKMMARSDNQEKA
- a CDS encoding sulfurtransferase — translated: MKTAFQTNVFLIVALLCLLAPVGVRAADFLVNAEWLEQHIQDPKLVVLEVRYHPHRYYTVGHIPGALQVQRFKDLGDNFAHPTMRFPAREAFQATLRAWGVNNDSTIVIYDDSMTALASRLYYLLELYGFDMQRVKILNGGTLGWTAFNELSKESMQRPRGHVALKPANRKMAVEWTDVYSDVVARREPGITLLDARPRDMYTGTVVQHAVQGGHIPGAINIVSLEGVDGQTQVWKPRDELAVLYRDIPRDRTAYVYCHDGFRSTLAWLQLKHLGYRDVRVYNGGWGDWGNNLTLPVVMGDKPYDGDFDL
- a CDS encoding OsmC family protein, with product MLEYGVNAERLDAHGSLASCKEAELLLDTDVNGRMDAFNPAELLLAALAGCMIKGIERVAPMLHFRLRGVEVTLRGLRQDAPPKMASIEYTLTVDTDESDARLALLHQNVMKYGTVYNTLAAGTTIRGTIRRAAGSRP
- a CDS encoding thioredoxin family protein, which gives rise to MKNVKVLGTGCANCKATVKLIEEAAHAKGVVVAVEKIENIADIMAYGVMATPGVVIDGKVVHAGGVPDRQKVEGWLGGGPS
- a CDS encoding permease; the protein is MFDALANWIIYDLAGMQGTALGAALHFFVMDVTKILVLLTLVIYVMGLLRAMLAPERVREFIRARSNVSARFMAVGLGAVTPFCSCSSIPLFIGFVEAGIPLGVTLSFLIASPMINEVAIVVLASVIGWQTTAIYVATGLTVAFVGGFVIERFRPERWVEEYVWKIHVGEAQRAAPDVSLKGRHEYALAQVREIVGRIWKYVLIGVGVGALIHGYVPQDFVARIAGDGGLLSVIGAVAVGVPLYSDAVGIIPIAEVLLQKGVPLGTVLAFMMAVTALSLPEMVILRKVAKWPLLGVFAGYLATAFVVVGLLFNALRGVV
- a CDS encoding metalloregulator ArsR/SmtB family transcription factor, which encodes MLTAENFFPALADPTRLRCLLLLSAEGELCVCELTHALDESQPKISRHLAMLREVGIVSDRREGLWIHYRINPDLPSWAREILDTAVRANAAAKPFAQDRKRLRGAPTRPPVRCCA
- a CDS encoding phosphate-starvation-inducible PsiE family protein — encoded protein: MSMISSRHYAWRFLTSDFYSRAIRAVTGLLIAVLCLWMIAGILNMLMAFMTIPESSWTDLAEHTIINSLIMLALLEVIRTLQAYLTLGRVRVTFILDTALVVLIGELMGLWFREYAPEKVLLGLGVIVALVVLRIVTARFSPETAGDAR
- the phoR gene encoding phosphate regulon sensor histidine kinase PhoR, which codes for MHPGLWREIWILVGIAVTSLFVGALTGRAFLIAAIGFGFYIAWTLRYLRSLHRWLQDRRADEIPDAGGMWGEVFDEIRKLVKQTSRRQDQLSGMLTRFQKAASAMPDAVVVLSQQDDIEWANTSAENLLGIRYPRDIGVRLFNLLRDPDFAQYLQRGDYAELFEIVSPENSGLHVSIQITPFGSSQKLVVGRDVTHLANLEQMRRHFVANVSHELRTPLTVLGGYVETLQHMDKIDMADLRKHLDTMHEQSVRMQRLVDDLLTLSRLETAPPRTKDESVDVAQLLENLKQQAQLLSGEQHHAITLDADRALRLLGSREELLSAFSNLINNAVRYTPAKGAIRLAWRTTGAGAEFAVTDTGEGIELMHIPHLTERFYRVDTARSRASGGTGLGLSIVKHVLLRHDASLEIESDVGRGSTFRCVFPASRTVRI
- the phoB gene encoding phosphate regulon transcriptional regulator PhoB, translating into MRAKILIVDDESAIRQMVCLALAQANFVCLQAADATEAQIRIIADKPDLILLDWMLPKISGVEYAHRLRREKLTQDIPVIMLTARTEEEDKVKGLDSGADDFITKPFSTRELLSRIRALLRRTTPHAVELPVEISGLSLDPSTHRVRAHGHDLELGPTEFRLLHFFMTHPERVHARERLLDGVWGNTVYVEERTVDVHIRRLRKILTATGHDRLIQTVRGSGYRLSTEN